The following proteins are co-located in the Clavibacter capsici genome:
- the glpX gene encoding class II fructose-bisphosphatase, whose amino-acid sequence MTEENYSNPDRNLGMELVRATEAAAIRSAPFIGKGDKNAADGAAVDAMRKFLGTVAFDGLVVIGEGEKDEAPMLFNGEHVGNGFGPACDIAVDPIDGTSLTAAGRMNALSVIAVSDRGSMFDPSAVFYMDKLVTGPEGRGVVDLDRPIGDNIRALAEAKGLAVEDMQVAVLDRPRHAELIAQIRAAGASTRLLLDGDVAGGINAARPDSRIDMCVGIGGTPEGIITACAIKALGGVLLSRLAPKDDAERQRAIDAGHDLDRILDQDDLVTGDNAYFVATGVTDGALVAGVTRHRGMIRTSSIVLRSHSGTIRRVEADHLVSKWYSPAA is encoded by the coding sequence ATGACCGAGGAGAACTACTCGAATCCGGATCGCAACCTCGGGATGGAGCTCGTCCGAGCCACCGAGGCCGCGGCCATCCGCTCCGCCCCCTTCATCGGCAAGGGCGACAAGAACGCCGCCGACGGCGCCGCGGTCGACGCGATGCGCAAGTTCCTCGGCACCGTCGCCTTCGACGGCCTCGTCGTCATCGGCGAGGGCGAGAAGGACGAGGCGCCCATGCTCTTCAACGGCGAGCACGTCGGCAACGGCTTCGGCCCCGCGTGCGACATCGCGGTGGATCCCATCGACGGCACGAGCCTCACCGCCGCCGGCCGCATGAACGCCCTCTCGGTCATCGCGGTGAGCGACCGCGGCAGCATGTTCGACCCGTCCGCCGTCTTCTACATGGACAAGCTCGTCACCGGCCCCGAGGGCCGCGGCGTGGTCGACCTCGACCGCCCCATCGGCGACAACATCCGCGCGCTCGCCGAGGCCAAGGGCCTCGCGGTCGAGGACATGCAGGTCGCCGTGCTCGACCGGCCGCGTCACGCCGAACTCATCGCGCAGATCCGCGCGGCCGGCGCCTCCACCCGGCTGCTCCTCGACGGCGACGTCGCCGGCGGCATCAACGCGGCCCGTCCCGACTCGCGCATCGACATGTGCGTCGGCATCGGCGGCACCCCCGAGGGCATCATCACGGCGTGCGCGATCAAGGCGCTCGGCGGCGTGCTCCTCTCGCGCCTCGCCCCCAAGGACGACGCCGAGAGGCAGCGGGCGATCGACGCGGGCCACGACCTCGACCGGATCCTCGACCAGGACGACCTCGTCACCGGCGACAACGCGTACTTCGTCGCGACCGGCGTCACCGACGGCGCGCTCGTCGCGGGCGTCACCCGCCACCGCGGCATGATCCGCACCTCGAGCATCGTGCTCCGCTCCCACTCCGGCACCATCCGCCGCGTCGAGGCCGACCACCTCGTCTCCAAGTGGTACAGCCCCGCGGCCTGA
- a CDS encoding alpha/beta hydrolase fold domain-containing protein, which translates to MTRTRRSLLSRLAPPVIGLVGGQGEFSSPDRTMRRAGRRLLRPGGFAPPPLLRGVRVTARIEGGWHVYEVAPAGPATRRRALYAHGGGWTHEISPFHWWLVAGLARRTGTRFTVPIYPLVPSGTAADVVARTADLAEALVAEAGAGNVTLMGDSAGGQIALSTAMELRDRGVPAPRDVVLLSPALDLSFTDPLIARIQPTDPWLAVDGMRAAVGSWRGDLPVEDPRVSPIHGSLAGLGRITVFTGTHDILFADARALERKAAAVGHPVRIHVEPNLLHVYALMPIPEGARARDAMVELLVA; encoded by the coding sequence ATGACGCGCACCCGCCGCAGCCTCCTCTCCCGCCTCGCCCCGCCGGTGATCGGGCTCGTCGGCGGGCAGGGCGAGTTCTCGTCGCCCGACCGCACGATGCGGCGCGCCGGGCGGCGCCTGCTGCGCCCGGGCGGGTTCGCGCCGCCGCCGCTGCTCCGCGGCGTGCGCGTGACCGCCCGGATCGAGGGCGGCTGGCACGTCTACGAGGTCGCGCCCGCGGGCCCCGCCACTCGCCGCCGCGCCCTGTACGCGCACGGCGGCGGCTGGACCCACGAGATCTCGCCGTTCCACTGGTGGCTCGTCGCGGGGCTCGCCCGCCGCACCGGCACGCGGTTCACGGTGCCCATCTACCCGCTGGTCCCGAGCGGCACGGCGGCCGACGTCGTCGCGCGCACGGCGGACCTCGCGGAGGCGCTCGTCGCCGAGGCGGGCGCGGGGAACGTCACGCTGATGGGCGACTCGGCCGGCGGCCAGATCGCGCTGTCGACGGCCATGGAGCTGCGCGACCGCGGCGTGCCCGCGCCCCGCGACGTGGTGCTCCTCTCGCCCGCGCTCGACCTGTCGTTCACGGATCCGCTCATCGCGCGCATCCAGCCGACCGACCCGTGGCTCGCGGTCGACGGCATGCGCGCCGCCGTGGGGTCGTGGCGCGGCGACCTGCCCGTGGAGGATCCGCGGGTCAGCCCGATCCACGGCTCGCTCGCGGGCCTCGGCCGCATCACGGTGTTCACCGGCACGCACGACATCCTCTTCGCGGACGCGCGCGCCCTCGAGCGGAAGGCGGCCGCGGTCGGGCACCCGGTGCGGATCCACGTCGAGCCGAACCTCCTGCACGTGTACGCGCTCATGCCCATCCCCGAGGGCGCCCGCGCGCGCGACGCGATGGTGGAGCTGCTCGTCGCCTGA